In one Tripterygium wilfordii isolate XIE 37 chromosome 22, ASM1340144v1, whole genome shotgun sequence genomic region, the following are encoded:
- the LOC119990914 gene encoding uncharacterized protein LOC119990914: protein MASLLQPSETRRKKIAGGQQKREVLEKEVAMLQNILNQEEKTRHVLEQVQHGHDGSAITIPTSLPPKAKELLAELAMVEGEIARLESQISQLRLGLKHEQEATKQTKSRVQWQPATPSNNIHGISSSNTMTNSNPINNAAGHEKLAFETRALYFISKAINGDFSSNQDFTLAEKRRNSRLFTDQKENHVQIQHEEPKFQDRIPKKSGILKSSSPFRDPRHPTPKPRERNSEISLDPLPKSLSNAILSEENIQQWQPNKLSEDIIKCLNFIYIRLLRTSRAMELEKSGPISRSMNSPSISRSFRAETNLKSSLVLQKEAKQQDPYGIFNSDESIPRDIGPYKNLVIFTSSSMDPKYISSSGSLPLLRKLRDLMSNLQTADLRFLTNQQKLAFWINIYNACIMHGFIQYGVPSTPEKLQNLMNKATLNIGGNTINAQAIEHFILRKPAPSSKKEKTEKDDHKEAIIRKLYGLESMNPNVAFALCCGTRSSPAVRVYTAEGVVGDLERSKLEYLQASIAVTNTRRIAFPELLLRHKLDFAVDMESLVDWVCQQLPTSGSLRKSMVDCFRGANSSKLSSPIEKIPYDSEFQYLLAI from the exons ATGGCGAGCCTCCTGCAGCCATCAGAGACT CGAAGAAAGAAGATAGCAGGTGGGCAGCAAAAGAGAGAGGTACTTGAAAAAGAG GTTGCCATGCTTCAGAATATACTGAATCAGGAAGAGAAGACGCGCCACGTTTTGGAGCAAGTACAGCATGGCCATGACGGTTCTGCCATCACCATCCCAACTTCTCTTCCTCCTAAG GCAAAGGAGCTGTTGGCAGAGTTAGCTATGGTGGAGGGTGAGATTGCTAGACTTGAAAGCCAAATAAGCCAACTTAGGCTTGGATTGAAACATGAACAGGAAGCCACTAAGCAAACCAAATCAAGAGTGCAATGGCAACCTGCAACTCCAAGCAACAACATTCATGGGATTTCATCATCAAATACAATGACAAATTCAAACCCCATAAACAATGCAGCTGGGCATGAAAAGTTGGCATTTGAGACAAGGGCATTGTATTTCATTAGTAAGGCTATAAATGGTGATTTTAGCAGTAACCAGGATTTCACACTGGCTGAGAAGAGGAGAAACTCAAGATTATTTACTGATCAGAAAGAGAATCATGTACAAATACAACATGAAGAGCCTAAATTTCAAGACAGAATCCCCAAGAAAAGTGGGATTCTCAAGTCATCTTCACCATTTAGAGATCCAAGACACCCAACACCAAAG CCGAGAGAACGTAATTCGGAGATTTCATTGGATCCCTTACCAAAATCATTATCAAATGCAATACTATCAGAGGAGAACATCCAGCAGtggcaacccaacaagttatCTGAGGACATCATCAAGTGTTTGAACTTCATATACATTAGGCTACTTAGAACATCAAGAGCAATGGAGCTCGAGAAATCGGGTCCCATTTCGAGGTCCATGAACTCTCCTTCAATCTCCAGAAGCTTCAGAGCTGAAACCAACTTGAAGTCCAGCCTTGTGTTGCAGAAGGAAGCTAAGCAGCAGGATCCTTATGGTATCTTCAATTCAGATGAGTCTATTCCAAGAGACATTGGTCCTTATAAGAATCTGGTTATCTTCACATCAAGCTCTATGGACCCTAAATACATTTCCAGCTCTGGTTCTCTTCCTTTGCTCAGAAAATTAAG GGACTTAATGAGCAATCTTCAGACGGCGGACTTAAGATTCTTGACTAATCAACAGAAATTAGCATTCTGGATCAACATCTACAATGCCTGTATTATGCAT GGATTTATCCAATATGGGGTGCCTTCAACACCAGAAAAGCTGCAGAATTTGATGAAcaag GCAACACTCAACATAGGAGGCAACACCATTAATGCTCAAGCCATAGAGCATTTTATATTGAGAAAACCAGCACCTTCAAGCAAAAAAGAG AAGACAGAAAAGGATGATCATAAGGAAGCCATTATTCGTAAGCTTTACGGGCTCGAATCAATGAATCCAAATGTCGCATTTGCTCTCTGCTGTGGAACTCGCTCCTCTCCTGCT GTTAGGGTGTACACAGCAGAGGGAGTAGTGGGAGATTTGGAGAGGTCAAAATTAGAGTACTTGCAAGCCTCGATAGCTGTGACAAACACAAGAAGGATTGCATTTCCAGAGCTTCTGTTGAGACACAAGCTTGATTTTGCAGTGGACATGGAGTCATTAGTGGACTGGGTTTGTCAGCAGTTACCTACATCTGGGTCACTCAGAAAATCAATGGTGGATTGCTTCAGGGGGGCCAACAGTAGTAAGCTATCGAGCCCAATTGAGAAAATACCCTATGACTCTGAGTTTCAGTATCTTCTAGCAATATGA